One region of Wyeomyia smithii strain HCP4-BCI-WySm-NY-G18 chromosome 3, ASM2978416v1, whole genome shotgun sequence genomic DNA includes:
- the LOC129729242 gene encoding uncharacterized protein LOC129729242 produces MYEQFIEEYLRLGHMREVTDDEESTAPQYYIPHHYVLRPDSSTTKLRVVFDASCTTSSGISLNDSLLIGPTVQDDLLAIVLRFRLHRYAVVADIEKMYRMVRVQPGDWRLQRIFWRANRNEFIRIFELQTVTYGTASAPYLATKCLKRLAELDGSKYPAAAKVLAEDFYVDDMMSGTDSIDEGVRLCASMQALLNGGGFTLRKWSSNCPAILEQIPDGFKDDRTSFKLDESSATIKTLGLIWELRLYCFKFRIPEWNSSEICKRTVVSDLAKVFDPLGLVGPIVITAKIFVQSLWKQKVSWDETLAHELKMQWNEFRHGLENLVNCKVPRWIALNNDCRTVELHGFCDASTVAYGACIYLRCTHHDESVTLHPIAAKSRVAPLEDMKKRKKKQSIPRLELSSALLLTHLSEKVVSSLKISARQHYWTDSMIVRYWLASVPSRWQVFVANRVSEIQHATKNGRWSHVPGTDNPADVLSRGTTAEQLIHDKLWWGGPQWLQGDETAWPQTHISPPNEIFSLKSSLTSLVRLVAWFLRFKHNCCKGNRDNRWSGQLTFIERETSLLHLVKLAQHERFGQEIKDLLQKTEVKPTSRINSLCPKILDGIVRVGGRLANAQISTERRHPIILDKDHPLTELIVLHYHHKLLHAGQQLLIASVRERFWPLSIRNLARKIIHRCVFCFRVKPTVHEQLMADLPSERVTPAPPFLRVGVDYCGPFQTNYANRKKGLLKCYAAIFVCLVTKAVHIELVADLTTSAFIAAFKRFVARRGKPSIVMCDNGKNFVGAKRELDELRKVFLTQRSQEQIVSEAADDGVEFKFIPPRSPNFGGLWEAAVKSMKQHLKRTIGMKVLTPDELQTILVQIESCLNSRPLTPLSNDPGNFEVLTPGHFLVQRPLAALPEPALNEVPENRLSRWQCAQDFLQRIWGKWSTQYLSDLHNRTKWTRQRNNLFVGTMVLVKEDNLPPLKWALGRVTHVTKGADGNIRVVMVKTKDADVQRTNELKDQRAKYEQELRDSERRVLEQVERQHQLTYSNGIGPAASSTGIPLPRINEQDVPQEDKVTVNEMKMLEEMQALERKHLEEQNRLAEVLD; encoded by the exons ATGTATGAGCAGTTCATTGAAGAATATTTGCGATTGGGTCACATGAGAGAGGTGACGGATGACGAAGAATCAACAGCCCCACAGTATTATATACCGCACCATTACGTGCTTCGGCCTGACAGTTCAACCACAAAACTGCGCGTGGTATTTGACGCATCATGCACCACCAGCAGTGGCATTTCTCTCAATGATTCTCTTTTGATCGGTCCAACGGTGCAAGATGATTTGCTTGCAATTGTTTTGCGATTTAGGCTACATCGGTATGCTGTTGTCGCTGACATCGAAAAAATGTACCGCATGGTACGAGTTCAGCCCGGCGATTGGCGGCTGCAACGAATATTTTGGCGAGCGAATCGGAATGAATTTATTCGCATTTTTGAGCTTCAAACCGTCACTTACGGGACAGCGTCAGCACCGTATTTGGCGACGAAATGCTTGAAACGCCTAGCAGAACTCGACGGAAGCAAGTATCCAGCAGCAGCGAAGGTACTGGCGGAAGATTTTTATGTCGATGATATGATGTCCGGAACTGATAGCATCGACGAAGGTGTGCGGCTGTGCGCCAGTATGCAAGCACTATTGAACGGAGGTGGATTCACACTGCGTAAGTGGAGTTCTAATTGTCCTGCCATACTAGAACAGATACCAGACGGATTCAAAGATGATCGCACGTCATTTAAGTTGGATGAATCGAGTGCCACAATAAAAACACTAGGGCTCATCTGGGAGCTCCGTCTATATTGCTTTAAATTCAGGATTCCTGAGTGGAATTCTTCAGAAATTTGTAAGCGTACTGTCGTGTCTGACCTGGCAAAGGTCTTCGATCCGCTCGGACTAGTTGGCCCGATTGTCATCACAGCAAAAATATTCGTCCAATCCCTCTGGAAGCAGAAGGTTTCTTGGGACGAAACACTTGCACATGAGCTCAAAATGCAGTGGAACGAATTTCGGCACGGCTTGGAGAATCTAGTTAATTGTAAGGTACCGCGGTGGATTGCATTAAATAACGACTGTCGCACAGTTGAGCTACACGGGTTTTGCGATGCATCGACAGTGGCCTACGGGGCTTGCATTTACTTGCGATGCACACATCACGACGAAAGCGTTACATTGCACCCGATTGCCGCGAAATCAAGAGTCGCACCGCTTGAGGATATGAAAAAGCGAAAGAAAAAGCAATCTATTCCACGTTTAGAGCTGTCGTCTGCCTTACTACTGACACATTTGAGTGAGAAGGTGGTTAGCAGTTTGAAGATTTCGGCCCGTCAACATtattggacagattcaatgatAGTGCGATATTGGCTTGCATCGGTTCCATCGCGTTGGCAAGTGTTTGTGGCCAACCGAGTGTCCGAAATCCAGCACGCAACTAAAAATGGAAGGTGGAGTCATGTCCCAGGTACAGATAACCCAGCCGATGTTCTTTCGCGTGGCACTACAGCCGAACAACTGATACACGATAAGCTGTGGTGGGGCGGACCACAGTGGCTGCAAGGAGATGAAACTGCGTGGCCGCAGA CTCATATATCTCCCCCAAATGAGATATTTAGTTTGAAATCGTCGTTAACAAGCTTGGTACGACTCGTGGCATGGTTTCTGAGATTCAAACACAACTGTTGCAAGGGCAATCGCGATAACCGATGGTCTGGACAGTTAACGTTCATCGAAAGAGAAACATCGCTTCTTCATCTCGTAAAATTGGCTCAGCACGAGCGTTTCGGACAAGAAATCAAGGATTTGCTACAAAAAACCGAAGTTAAACCGACATCCCGCATTAATTCACTCTGCCCAAAAATCCTGGATGGTATAGTTCGCGTCGGCGGCCGGCTTGCGAATGCGCAGATTTCAACCGAAAGACGACATCCGATAATTTTGGACAAAGATCACCCGCTAACTGAACTTATCGTATTGCACTACCATCATAAGCTGCTACACGCAGGGCAACAGCTGCTCATTGCCAGTGTTCGAGAGCGATTCTGGCCATTGAGCATCCGCAATCTCGCCCGCAAAATCATTCACCGTTGCGTCTTTTGCTTTCGAGTCAAACCAACTGTGCACGAGCAATTGATGGCTGATCTACCCTCAGAACGCGTGACACCTGCCCCACCGTTTTTACGTGTTGGTGTCGACTACTGCGGACCGTTCCAGACAAATTACGCAAATCGCAAGAAGGGTCTGCTAAAATGCTATGCTGCTATTTTTGTATGCCTCGTTACCAAAGCAGTTCACATCGAATTGGTTGCGGATTTGACGACATCCGCATTTATAGCTGCTTTTAAACGGTTTGTGGCGAGACGAGGTAAACCGTCGATCGTCATGTGCGATAATGGCAAGAACTTTGTGGGAGCTAAGCGTGAACTAGATGAACTGCGCAAGGTTTTTCTCACTCAGCGATCGCAAGAGCAAATTGTCTCAGAAGCAGCAGATGACGGTGTCGAGTTTAAGTTCATTCCACCTAGATCTCCTAATTTTGGCGGCTTGTGGGAGGCTGCCGTTAAGTCCATGAAGCAGCATCTCAAACGGACAATCGGCATGAAGGTTCTCACACCAGACGAGCTTCAAACGATACTTGTACAAATAGAGTCATGTCTAAATTCAAGACCTCTTACTCCTTTGAGCAATGACCCCGGAAACTTTGAAGTACTAACTCCAGGACACTTTTTGGTTCAACGCCCACTCGCCGCACTACCAGAGCCAGCACTCAACGAGGTTCCAGAGAATCGGCTTTCTCGATGGCAGTGCGCACAAGATTTCCTGCAGCGGATTTGGGGGAAATGGTCAACGCAATACTTGTCCGACTTGCACAACAGGACGAAGTGGACGAGGCAACGTAACAACCTTTTCGTGGGGACAATGGTCTTGGTGAAGGAAGACAATCTTCCTCCGCTCAAATGGGCTCTCGGTCGAGTGACGCATGTCACTAAGGGAGCAGACGGCAACATCCGGGTGGTGATGGTGAAAACGAAGGACG